A genomic region of Janthinobacterium lividum contains the following coding sequences:
- a CDS encoding ABC transporter ATP-binding protein gives MLELDNVCVRFGGLTAVDSVTLNVGSHDVIGLVGANGAGKTTLFNAISGLVRPTSGSIRFEGRDIMATPMYQRARLGLGRTFQIPQPMHELTVRENLIVAQRFGTGKVDMRKIDEILDFTSLADKAGRDAASELALTELKALEVAKALATNPKLLLLDEVLAGLETNGKRRFMGMLKDLHAAFGVGIVMIEHDIETISNLCQRVAVLNFGQLIADGTPDAVFRDPAVIESYTGAAHA, from the coding sequence ATGCTTGAACTCGATAATGTCTGCGTGCGCTTCGGCGGCCTGACGGCCGTCGATTCCGTCACCCTGAACGTGGGCAGCCACGACGTGATCGGCCTGGTGGGCGCGAATGGCGCCGGCAAGACCACCCTGTTCAACGCGATCTCCGGCCTGGTACGCCCCACCAGCGGCAGCATCCGCTTCGAGGGGCGCGACATCATGGCCACGCCCATGTACCAGCGCGCCCGCCTGGGACTGGGCCGCACCTTCCAGATTCCGCAACCGATGCATGAATTGACGGTGCGCGAAAACCTCATCGTGGCGCAGCGCTTCGGCACCGGCAAGGTGGACATGCGCAAGATCGATGAAATCCTCGACTTCACCAGCCTGGCGGACAAGGCCGGGCGCGACGCGGCCAGCGAACTGGCGCTGACGGAACTCAAGGCGCTGGAAGTGGCCAAGGCGCTGGCCACCAATCCAAAGCTGCTGCTGCTCGACGAAGTGCTGGCCGGCCTGGAAACGAACGGCAAGCGCCGCTTCATGGGCATGCTGAAGGACTTGCACGCGGCCTTTGGCGTGGGCATCGTCATGATCGAGCACGACATCGAAACCATCAGCAATCTGTGCCAGCGCGTGGCCGTGCTCAATTTTGGCCAGCTGATCGCCGACGGCACGCCCGATGCCGTGTTCCGCGATCCGGCCGTCATCGAAAGCTACACGGGAGCCGCGCATGCTTAA
- a CDS encoding branched-chain amino acid ABC transporter permease has protein sequence MSRTSLMSTAGLLLAAYIAVPLALGGNQYVMSMVVAALIIGGVAMSWALLGNLGGMVSFGHAAFFGVGAYVSALATVKLGVPVFAAMLLGGAGAAIAAVIMLPVLRLRGPYFALAILAYAHIFRILATEWSSVTGGAGGINNIPTLPTVFGFDLASKTGAYLVVLTLVVCCAFAYSRIRASHYGIALRAMHDSEDATRVVGVNSTLLKGAMLLVSAFMAGLFGAFNAHYINFLEPDYAFNSLWVTLPIVAAIFGGYRTILGPVLGAVVVYLVDQLIFKSLIPTGHQLVLGVLLVAMIVFSPNGLLPLLRKAFKAKEKAHA, from the coding sequence ATGAGCCGTACTTCACTGATGTCCACGGCGGGCCTGCTGCTGGCCGCCTATATCGCCGTGCCGCTGGCCCTGGGCGGCAACCAGTATGTGATGAGCATGGTGGTGGCGGCCCTGATCATCGGCGGCGTGGCCATGTCCTGGGCCCTGCTGGGTAACCTGGGCGGCATGGTCAGCTTCGGCCATGCGGCCTTCTTCGGCGTGGGCGCGTATGTCTCCGCCCTCGCTACCGTGAAACTGGGCGTGCCCGTGTTTGCCGCCATGCTGCTGGGCGGCGCGGGGGCGGCCATCGCCGCCGTCATCATGCTGCCCGTGCTGCGCCTGCGCGGGCCGTATTTTGCGCTGGCCATCCTCGCCTACGCCCACATCTTCCGCATCCTGGCCACGGAATGGAGTTCCGTGACGGGCGGCGCCGGCGGCATCAACAACATCCCGACCTTGCCCACCGTCTTCGGCTTCGATTTGGCCAGCAAGACGGGCGCCTACCTGGTGGTACTGACCCTGGTGGTGTGCTGCGCGTTTGCCTACAGCCGCATCCGCGCCAGCCACTACGGCATCGCCCTGCGCGCCATGCACGACAGCGAAGACGCCACGCGCGTCGTCGGCGTCAACAGCACCTTGCTGAAAGGCGCCATGCTGCTCGTGTCGGCCTTCATGGCAGGCCTGTTCGGCGCCTTCAACGCCCACTACATCAACTTCCTGGAGCCGGACTACGCCTTCAACAGCCTGTGGGTGACGTTGCCGATCGTGGCGGCCATCTTCGGCGGCTACCGCACCATCCTCGGCCCCGTGCTGGGCGCCGTGGTGGTCTACCTGGTCGACCAGCTGATTTTCAAATCGCTGATTCCCACGGGCCACCAGCTGGTGCTGGGCGTGCTGCTGGTGGCGATGATCGTCTTCAGTCCGAACGGCCTGCTGCCGCTGCTACGCAAGGCGTTCAAAGCGAAGGAGAAAGCACATGCTTGA
- a CDS encoding branched-chain amino acid ABC transporter permease, which translates to MTELILQALYSGLLQGGSYALIALGLALVFGTMKVINLAHGELVLLAAYIAYSVESGLGLGPMFAIPIALVIVSLTSVGVYLIVSRIKKDREINSLILTYGIGVILTNFILLVWKADIRSTSSSWLQEGIEIGPFFSMRSEVIFFGVSLVLMAALWRWLSTSWYGRAVRAVSSNRDAAKLMGIDPGRTELVSFLVAGILAAFAGVALFSYGVIQPAYGGALTVKAFIITVLAGIGSIPGVLIAAVLLGVAEALTVTLASSALQELSGMVLFLLVLFIMPNGLFGAQRRRG; encoded by the coding sequence ATGACAGAATTAATCTTGCAAGCCTTGTATTCTGGCTTGCTGCAGGGCGGCTCCTACGCCCTGATCGCACTGGGACTGGCGCTGGTCTTCGGCACCATGAAAGTGATCAACCTGGCGCACGGCGAGCTGGTGCTGCTGGCCGCCTACATCGCCTACAGCGTGGAATCCGGCCTGGGCCTGGGACCCATGTTCGCCATTCCCATCGCGCTGGTGATCGTCAGCCTCACATCCGTGGGCGTGTACCTGATCGTCAGCCGCATCAAGAAAGACCGCGAAATCAATTCGCTGATCCTCACCTATGGCATCGGCGTCATCCTCACCAATTTCATCCTGCTCGTATGGAAGGCGGACATCCGCTCGACCTCGTCGAGCTGGCTGCAGGAAGGCATCGAGATCGGTCCGTTTTTCAGCATGCGCAGCGAAGTGATCTTCTTTGGCGTCAGCCTGGTGCTGATGGCGGCCCTGTGGCGCTGGCTGTCCACCAGCTGGTATGGCCGCGCCGTGCGCGCCGTCTCCAGCAACCGCGACGCGGCCAAGCTGATGGGCATCGACCCGGGCCGCACGGAACTGGTTTCCTTTTTAGTCGCCGGCATCCTGGCCGCGTTTGCCGGCGTCGCCCTGTTCAGCTATGGCGTGATCCAGCCCGCCTACGGCGGCGCGCTGACGGTGAAAGCCTTCATCATTACGGTCCTCGCCGGCATCGGCTCGATACCCGGCGTGCTGATCGCCGCCGTGCTGCTGGGCGTGGCCGAAGCGCTGACCGTCACCCTGGCCAGCTCCGCGTTGCAGGAATTGTCCGGCATGGTGCTGTTCCTGCTAGTGCTGTTCATCATGCCGAACGGCCTGTTCGGCGCACAACGGAGGCGCGGATGA